One Leopardus geoffroyi isolate Oge1 chromosome C1, O.geoffroyi_Oge1_pat1.0, whole genome shotgun sequence DNA segment encodes these proteins:
- the CEP104 gene encoding centrosomal protein of 104 kDa isoform X3, whose amino-acid sequence MPHKIGFVVVSSSGHEDGFSARELMIHAPTVSGWRSPRFCQFPQEIVLQMVERCRIRKLQLLAHQYMIPSKVEFYVSESLPEYFVPYQAERFRRLGYVSLCDNEKTGCRARELKSVYVDAVGQFLKLTFHENHLNKYNIYNQVALVAVNIIGDPADFGDESNITSREKLIDHYLGHNTEDPALEGTCTGKSDYISPLDDLAFDMYQDPEVAQIIRKLDERKREAVQKERYDYAKKLKQAIADLQKVGERLGRYEVEKRCAVEKEDYDRAKEKQQQMERFRSQVYEQLRLHSLVDAELVRRPPDLPLQPLAHSGSPRHQQPVLPRPREDRAPESLRTEPFLQEKPPARPLGPPQPATADQAPPAADPHFRTHLQAVPYDERPLPATRKQPVAALEPEKSDWDGSEAPRGAATGEPEPLTEKALREASAAVDVLGEALVAGAYSKTWSYREDALLALCKQLMQMPAGAPKEELKNVLRASIFLVRRAVRDLVTPVFQASLKLLKMIITQYIPKHKLSKLETAHCVERTVPVLLTRTGDSSARLRVIASNFIQEMALFKEVRSLQIIPPYLVQPLKANSSAHLAMSQMDLLARLLRDLGTGNTGFTVDNVMKFSVSALEHRVYEVRETAVRIILDMYKQHRAFILEYLPPDDNTTRKNVLYKTIFDGFAKIDGRPTDADTKAQKKAATEEAEKRKKEEIKALQGQLALLSEIQAGVQPGKEETAGPALEADSQDTEGGKAAARPAPEVPAAHYLDNLCIFCGERSESFTEEGLDLHYWKQCLMLTRCTYCRQVVEISSLTEHLLTECDKKDGFGKCYRCNEAVLKEELPRHIKAKDCNPAKPEKLANRCPLCHENFSPGEEAWKAHLMGPAGCTMNLRKTHVLRKALPPAGKGPATTKSGTSASKVGSKIPTPKGLSKSSGRTYTKR is encoded by the exons ATGCCGCACAAGATTGGCTTCGTTGTTGTCAGCTCCTCTGGACACGAAGATGGCTTCAGTGCCCGGGAACTAATGATCCACGCACCTACCGTCAGCGGGTGGAGGTCACCGAG ATTTTGCCAGTTTCCGCAAGAGATCGTTCTCCAGATGGTGGAGAGGTGTCGAATAAGAAAGCTGCAGCTGCTCGCCCACCAGTACATGATCCCCAGCAAAGTGGAGTTCTACGTCAGCGAGAGCCTGCCCGAGTACTTCGTGCCCTACCAGGCAGAGCGCTTTCGAAGGCTCGG ctatgtctctctctgtgacAACGAGAAGACGGGCTGCAGAGCCCGGGAGCTGAAGTCCGTCTACGTGGACGCGGTGGGACAGTTTCTCAAGCTGACCTTTCACGAAAACCACCTCAACAAGTACAACATATATAATCAG GTTGCTCTGGTTGCAGTAAATATCATTGGAGACCCTGCAGATTTTGGTGATGAAAGCAATATT ACCTCTAGGGAGAAGCTGATTGATCATTATCTGGGGCACAACACCGAGGACCCAGCTCTGGAAGGAACTTGTACTGG GAAATCTGACTACATTTCTCCACTAGATGACTTAGCTTTCGATATGTACCAAGATCCAGAGGTTGCCCAGATTATACGTAAATTAGACGAAAGAAAACGCGAAGCCGTCCAAAAGGAGCGTTACGACTATGCCAAGAAGCTGAAACAAGCTATTGCTGATTTGCAAAAG GTGGGCGAGCGCCTCGGGCGGTACGAGGTGGAGAAGCGCTGCGCAGTGGAGAAGGAGGACTACGACCGCGccaaggagaagcagcagcagatgGAACGGTTCCGCAGCCAAGTGTACGAGCAGCTGCGGCTGCACAGCCTCGTGGACGCCGAGCTG GTGCGAAGGCCTCCTGACCTGCCCCTGCAGCCCCTGGCGCACTCTGGCAGTCCTCGCCACCAGCAGCCAGTGCTCCCTCGACCGCGAGAGGACAGAGCCCCAGAAAGCCTGCGTACAGAGCCCTTCCTTCAGGAAAAGCCTCCGGCACGTCCCCTGGGCCCTCCTCAGCCTGCCACAGCGGACCAGGCCCCACCCGCCGCGGACCCTCACTTTAGGACCCAC CTCCAGGCCGTGCCCTACGATGAGCGGCCCCTTCCTGCTACCCGGAAGCAGCCTGTGGCGGCCCTGGAACCAGAGAAGAGTGACTGGGATGGCAGCGAGGCTCCCAGAGGAGCTGCCACTGGGGAGCCGGAGCCCTTAACAGAAAAGGCATTGAGAGAGGCCAGCGCTGCCGTGGACGTGCTCGGAGAAGCCCTG GTCGCTGGGGCCTATTCCAAGACGTGGTCGTACCGGGAAGACGCGCTGCTCGCACTGTGCAAACAGCTGATGCAGATGCCCGCTGGAGCCCCCAAGGAGGAGCTGAAGAACGTTCTGCGAGCGTCCATCTTCCTCGTGAGGAGAGCCGTCAGAGACCTCGTGACCCCA GTCTTTCAGGCTTCTTTGAAATTGCTGAAAATGATAATTACACAATATATTCCCAAACACAAGCTGAGTAAGCTCGAAACGGCCCACTGTGTGGAGAGAACCGTTCCCGTTCTGCTCACCAGGACCGGAGACTCCTCTGCTCGCCTCCGAGTCATAGCTTCCAATTTTATCCAG GAAATGGCCTTGTTTAAGGAAGTTAGGTCTCTCCAGATTATCCCACCTTACTTGGTACAGCCGTTAAAAGCCAACTCTTCGGCTCATCTGGCAATGAGTCAGATGGACCTCCTGGCCCGGCTCCTGAGAGACCTGGGCACCGGGAACACGGGTTTCACCGTCGATAACGTGATGAAG ttttcagtgagTGCCCTGGAGCACAGAGTGTATGAGGTTCGAGAGACAGCGGTTAGAATTATTTTGGACATGTATAAACAGCACCGGGCTTTTATTCTAGAGTACCTCCCTCCAGACGACAACACCACGCGCAAGAACGTCCtctataaaacaatttttgaCGGATTTGCTAAAATAGACGGCAGACCTACCGATGCTGACACGAAG gCCCAGAAGAAAGCGGCTACAGAAGAAGCggaaaaacgaaagaaagaagaaattaaagcttTACAAGGGCAGTTGGCACTGCTCTCCGAAATTCAGGCCGGAGTCCAGCCTGGCAAGG AGGAGACGGCAGGCCCCGCGCTGGAAGCAGACAGCCAGG acacggaaggagggaaggcagccGCACGTCCTGCCCCGGAAGTCCCTGCCGCTCACTACTTAGATAA TTTATGCATCTTCTGTGGGGAGAGGAGCGAGTCCTTCACGGAGGAGGGCCTGGACCTGCACTACTGGAAGCAGTGTCTCATGCTGACAAGATGCACCTACTGCAGGCAG GTGGTCGAGATCTCCAGCCTGACGGAGCACCTGCTGACCGAATGCGACAAGAAAGACGGGTTTGGAAAGTGTTACCGCTGCAACGAGGCTGTTCTGAAGGAAGAGCTGCCCAGACACATAAAAGCAAAGGATTGTAACC CCGCCAAACCGGAGAAGCTGGCAAACCGCTGTCCTCTGTGCCACGAGAACTTCTCACCGGGGGAGGAG GCGTGGAAGGCTCACCTCATGGGCCCCGCCGGCTGCACGATGAACCTGCGCAAGACGCACGTGCTGCGCAAGGCTCTGCCGCCAG CAGGTAAAGGCCCAGCCACGACCAAATCAGGGACCTCCGCATCCAAGGTCGGAAGCAAGATCCCTACCCCAAAGGGCCTGAGCAAAAGCTCCGGCAGAACATACACAAAGCGGTGA